In Fibrobacter sp. UWB10, a single window of DNA contains:
- the dapB gene encoding dihydrodipicolinate reductase, with translation MSVQVMVNGIPGNMGRIVAETCVARGLELVPYSLTGEIIVENEAEVAGKTIQLLKPSNREARIGEVLEKYPNVICIDYTHPTAVNDNAAFYVKHKIPFVMGTTGGDREALAKLVADANHPSVIAPNMAKQIVAFQTMIEFLAKEFPTAFSGYKLSVVESHQKTKADTSGTARAVVGDFQKMGFDFTVDDIEKVRDEKEQMERMHVPEEYLGGHAFHTYSLDSADGTVHFEFQHNVCGRKIYAEGTVDAVNFLACHIANGTARPFNMMDVLRSGKMR, from the coding sequence ATGTCTGTACAAGTGATGGTAAATGGTATTCCGGGCAACATGGGCCGCATTGTGGCCGAAACCTGCGTGGCCCGCGGCCTCGAACTCGTTCCGTATTCTCTGACGGGTGAAATTATCGTTGAAAACGAAGCCGAAGTCGCCGGCAAGACCATCCAACTTTTGAAGCCGAGCAATCGTGAAGCTCGCATTGGCGAAGTTCTTGAAAAGTATCCGAACGTCATTTGCATTGACTATACGCACCCGACGGCCGTGAATGACAACGCCGCCTTCTACGTCAAGCACAAGATTCCGTTCGTGATGGGCACCACCGGCGGTGACCGCGAAGCGCTCGCCAAGCTCGTTGCCGATGCAAATCACCCGAGCGTGATTGCTCCGAATATGGCAAAGCAGATTGTCGCTTTCCAAACGATGATTGAATTCTTGGCTAAGGAATTCCCGACGGCATTCAGCGGCTACAAGCTCTCCGTGGTCGAAAGCCACCAGAAGACCAAGGCCGATACGAGCGGTACCGCACGCGCCGTGGTGGGTGACTTCCAGAAGATGGGTTTTGACTTTACCGTCGATGATATCGAAAAGGTTCGTGACGAGAAGGAACAGATGGAACGCATGCACGTGCCCGAAGAATACCTCGGCGGTCACGCATTCCACACCTACAGCCTTGACAGCGCTGACGGTACGGTTCACTTTGAATTCCAGCATAACGTGTGCGGCCGCAAGATTTACGCCGAAGGTACTGTGGACGCCGTGAACTTCCTCGCTTGCCACATTGCAAACGGAACGGCAAGACCCTTCAACATGATGGACGTGCTCCGCTCCGGCAAGATGCGCTAA
- a CDS encoding ABC transporter permease subunit — translation MRSYILRRLLLMIPTLIGISLVCFILIQLLPGGPVEEMISRAQQAAAMKGGVDASKALSPDQIAQIQAYFGFDQPAWKRYLTWLWNVLHLDLGSSYTYGLPVWDVITSRFPISLFFGITSFFLSYLVCIPLGLWKAVHHGSKLDSLSSGVIFSGYVMPGYALGILLIIFLAGGSYLDIFPLGGLTSDDFEDFTFFEKIVDLGHHLILPIFCYMISEFAFLTFLMKNSALEELGKDYMRTALAKGMSFNQALVRHALRNALIPIATRLSEICTLMFAGALLIEKVFDIDGMGLLYYNSMVNRDYNVVMGVIFLSSLMAMIGRLFSDILYTLVDPRIKFS, via the coding sequence ATGCGTTCTTATATCCTCCGCCGCTTACTTTTGATGATCCCGACCCTCATCGGGATTTCTCTGGTATGCTTTATTCTTATCCAGCTGTTGCCGGGTGGACCTGTGGAGGAAATGATTTCGCGTGCGCAGCAGGCCGCTGCCATGAAGGGCGGGGTAGATGCCTCCAAGGCGCTCTCGCCCGATCAGATTGCGCAAATCCAGGCGTACTTCGGTTTTGACCAACCCGCCTGGAAGCGTTACCTGACTTGGCTCTGGAATGTTCTGCACCTGGACTTGGGCTCTAGCTATACCTATGGCCTCCCTGTGTGGGACGTGATTACGAGTCGTTTCCCGATTTCGCTGTTCTTTGGAATTACTTCGTTTTTCTTGAGCTACCTGGTTTGCATTCCGCTTGGCCTCTGGAAGGCGGTGCATCACGGAAGCAAGCTGGATTCCCTTTCTTCGGGCGTGATTTTCTCGGGCTACGTGATGCCGGGCTACGCTCTCGGTATTTTGCTCATTATCTTCCTCGCGGGCGGTTCTTACCTCGACATTTTCCCGCTGGGAGGTCTCACGAGCGATGACTTCGAGGACTTTACCTTCTTCGAAAAGATTGTGGACCTCGGACATCATTTGATTCTGCCGATTTTCTGCTACATGATTAGCGAATTTGCGTTCTTGACCTTCCTCATGAAGAACTCCGCACTGGAAGAACTGGGCAAGGACTATATGCGCACGGCTCTGGCGAAGGGCATGAGCTTTAACCAGGCGCTCGTCCGCCACGCGCTCCGTAACGCCCTGATTCCCATTGCCACGCGCCTTTCCGAAATCTGCACCCTGATGTTTGCGGGTGCGCTCCTTATCGAAAAGGTCTTCGATATCGACGGCATGGGACTGCTCTACTACAACTCCATGGTGAACCGCGACTACAACGTGGTCATGGGCGTCATCTTCCTCAGCAGCTTGATGGCGATGATTGGCCGCCTTTTCAGCGATATCCTCTACACGCTCGTAGACCCGCGTATCAAATTCTCGTAA
- a CDS encoding phosphotransferase, giving the protein MSNEIVSPVIEKYLKSRGYADYEVTSIAGAGSGRKYYRIASGKQSAVLQVSASVDEDFKRFVDYAEAFNSFGLPVPKIYCVDEASCSVLQEDLGAHNLLDNIVSPGSEKKTGNVRILYPEVIDSLIKWQNISRSLFSSRSDLWLRRFDFAALKWETDYFTENYLKNFKGIAEIPEYVRQFYSLIAVSVEAQHKVLMHRDFQSQNIMVKPNSEIAFVDFQGARRGAMFYDLASLLWDPYVELSLTEIKDFFEYWRVSYRETKTYTKDDAWEAFIHASLQRVMQAMGAYCFLSKVKGIQKFEQYIEPGKRQLRVVFDEFKKIAKATSPKTFDFMDNALV; this is encoded by the coding sequence ATGAGTAACGAAATTGTTTCGCCTGTTATTGAAAAGTATTTGAAGTCCCGCGGCTATGCCGATTACGAAGTCACCTCTATCGCCGGTGCCGGTTCGGGCCGTAAATATTATCGAATTGCCTCTGGCAAGCAGAGTGCTGTGCTGCAGGTATCTGCCTCGGTCGATGAAGATTTTAAGCGTTTTGTGGATTATGCCGAAGCTTTCAATTCCTTCGGACTTCCGGTTCCTAAGATTTATTGCGTAGACGAAGCTTCTTGCTCCGTGCTTCAAGAAGACCTGGGCGCACACAATTTGCTCGACAACATTGTTTCGCCGGGGTCCGAAAAGAAAACGGGCAACGTTCGCATTCTTTACCCCGAAGTCATTGATTCTTTGATCAAGTGGCAGAACATTTCTCGTTCGCTGTTCAGTTCCCGCTCTGACCTCTGGCTGCGTCGCTTTGATTTCGCTGCTCTCAAGTGGGAAACGGACTACTTTACTGAAAACTACCTGAAGAATTTCAAGGGCATTGCTGAAATCCCCGAATACGTGCGTCAGTTCTATTCCTTGATTGCTGTTTCTGTGGAAGCCCAGCACAAGGTCCTGATGCATCGCGATTTCCAGAGCCAGAACATCATGGTGAAGCCGAATTCCGAAATCGCCTTCGTGGATTTCCAGGGCGCTCGCCGTGGTGCCATGTTCTATGACTTGGCCTCTCTCTTGTGGGACCCGTACGTAGAACTTTCTCTGACCGAAATCAAGGATTTCTTTGAATACTGGCGCGTTTCTTATCGCGAAACCAAGACCTACACCAAGGACGACGCTTGGGAAGCCTTTATTCACGCTAGCTTGCAGCGCGTGATGCAGGCCATGGGCGCCTACTGCTTCTTGAGCAAGGTGAAGGGAATCCAGAAGTTTGAACAGTACATTGAACCGGGTAAGCGTCAGTTGCGCGTAGTCTTCGATGAATTCAAGAAGATTGCCAAGGCTACATCTCCGAAGACCTTCGACTTCATGGACAACGCACTGGTATAA
- a CDS encoding PTS sugar transporter subunit IIA, with protein sequence MQPIYVKHYAESESFARALGFAYDALVHGPVKFDPMATWKSLSERVSQGIYMGEGLLLPHTRVPGLPQPLFAFAVCPKGFTDIKVKEGQVPQYICLLLSPAESATCHTQFIAGIARKLLNPEWRAKALAATTPEQLNALFEE encoded by the coding sequence ATGCAGCCAATCTACGTAAAACACTATGCAGAATCCGAGTCCTTTGCTAGGGCTTTGGGCTTTGCTTACGATGCCTTGGTGCATGGCCCGGTCAAGTTCGACCCCATGGCGACATGGAAGTCTTTGTCGGAACGCGTGTCCCAGGGAATCTATATGGGCGAGGGCCTGCTCTTGCCGCATACCCGCGTGCCTGGGCTTCCGCAGCCTCTGTTTGCTTTTGCTGTTTGCCCTAAAGGATTTACCGATATCAAGGTGAAAGAAGGGCAAGTGCCGCAATACATTTGCTTGCTGCTTTCTCCGGCGGAGTCTGCAACGTGCCATACACAATTTATTGCAGGCATTGCTCGCAAACTGCTGAATCCAGAGTGGCGTGCGAAGGCGTTGGCGGCAACAACTCCCGAACAGCTGAACGCATTGTTTGAAGAATAG
- a CDS encoding glycosyltransferase family 2 protein — protein MRTAVILVTFNGWEMTRNCLSDMAAQLTDSEHFVVAIADNASSDGTVEHLRKEFPTVHVYPSDKNLGFGAANNLAIKGLLGDGESFDSICLLNNDTRFLPNMLPRLQKAWEKAEALARESGNAYAVIAPSTKNKDGSDQPNYFAGLGPEGIGSLKFFTNALRNEEGAAEILQGKPSKTAQENLLETNWLSGVCWMFGKELYNALTSEGGFFDEKIFMYYEDADLALRARKLGTRFFICKDIELTHLGGGSAQSNTSRALQHDRAQQYVFKKHFGMHGLLLSKAFRILRSSVRIASAIPHIGSSEKRKYLVHHLALLKAALW, from the coding sequence ATGAGAACCGCCGTCATTCTAGTGACTTTCAACGGGTGGGAAATGACCCGGAACTGCCTGAGCGATATGGCAGCGCAACTCACGGACAGCGAGCACTTTGTAGTCGCCATCGCCGACAACGCCAGCTCCGACGGCACGGTAGAACATTTGCGCAAAGAATTCCCGACAGTTCATGTTTACCCGAGCGACAAGAATCTTGGATTCGGAGCCGCCAATAATTTGGCCATCAAGGGATTGCTAGGCGACGGAGAATCGTTCGATTCGATTTGTCTGCTGAACAACGACACGCGATTCTTGCCGAACATGCTCCCCCGCTTGCAAAAAGCATGGGAAAAGGCAGAAGCGCTCGCTCGCGAAAGCGGAAATGCTTACGCCGTTATAGCGCCAAGCACCAAGAACAAAGACGGCAGCGACCAGCCGAATTACTTTGCAGGCCTTGGCCCCGAAGGAATCGGAAGCCTGAAGTTCTTCACGAATGCGCTCCGCAACGAAGAAGGCGCCGCCGAAATTTTGCAAGGCAAGCCGAGCAAGACCGCGCAAGAAAACCTTTTGGAAACGAATTGGCTCAGCGGCGTATGCTGGATGTTCGGCAAAGAGCTTTACAACGCCTTAACAAGTGAAGGCGGCTTTTTTGACGAAAAGATTTTCATGTATTACGAAGATGCCGACCTCGCCCTGCGCGCCCGCAAGTTAGGAACTAGATTCTTTATTTGCAAAGATATCGAGCTTACGCACTTGGGCGGAGGCTCTGCGCAAAGCAACACGAGCCGCGCCTTGCAGCACGACCGCGCCCAGCAATACGTATTTAAAAAGCATTTTGGCATGCACGGACTTTTGCTTTCAAAGGCATTCCGCATTTTGCGCAGTTCTGTACGAATTGCGTCGGCTATTCCGCACATCGGTTCTAGCGAAAAGAGAAAGTACCTTGTGCACCACTTGGCCTTGTTGAAGGCTGCTTTATGGTAA
- a CDS encoding glycosyltransferase family 1 protein: MRIGIDIKCLRYNNSGIGRYLISLLDALQEIDNENEYFLFSPHAIEYTITNKNFKLCPYSGKFAFQKKIPGILWQQLTLPRLLKQHQIDVFWGPEQTLPLGKSDCKKVLTVHDFVYKRFPETMRKSVRWINNHIGEKSILEADVVAVNSDFTKSELLHFHPNIAQDKLEVVPCGINCVVTPLCANPQRKGLLFVGSLEPRKNFGNLVKALEILDKKGIQVTLTMTGPKGWKNSSENSLLQNSPVAKNIQHLGFVSDDELRNLYANSAAVIFPSVYEGFGLPVLEALNYKTPVLTTKGSVMEEIAEDCGIYFDAKNPESIAQTIETFLNRQQDFLSDKEDKRKAILEKYQWKNSAKQLVEIFERLGRSRGGAA, encoded by the coding sequence ATGCGTATCGGAATCGACATCAAGTGTTTACGCTATAACAATAGCGGCATCGGCCGCTATCTGATTAGCCTGTTAGATGCGCTCCAGGAAATCGACAACGAAAACGAATATTTTCTGTTTTCGCCGCATGCAATCGAATACACGATTACAAACAAGAATTTCAAACTTTGCCCCTATTCCGGAAAATTCGCATTTCAAAAGAAAATTCCGGGCATTCTCTGGCAGCAACTGACGCTCCCGCGCCTGCTCAAGCAACACCAGATTGATGTTTTCTGGGGACCGGAGCAAACGCTGCCCTTGGGCAAGTCTGACTGCAAAAAAGTTCTGACGGTTCATGATTTCGTATACAAGCGCTTTCCTGAAACCATGCGCAAATCGGTCCGCTGGATTAACAACCATATCGGCGAGAAATCGATTCTAGAAGCCGACGTGGTCGCGGTCAATTCTGATTTTACGAAAAGCGAACTTCTGCATTTTCACCCAAACATAGCACAGGACAAGCTTGAAGTAGTCCCTTGTGGGATCAATTGCGTTGTCACGCCTTTGTGTGCGAACCCACAAAGAAAAGGATTGCTCTTTGTCGGAAGCCTAGAGCCGCGAAAGAATTTCGGCAACCTGGTGAAGGCACTTGAAATTCTCGACAAAAAGGGAATTCAGGTAACGCTTACCATGACGGGCCCCAAGGGGTGGAAAAACAGTTCCGAAAACAGCCTGTTGCAAAATTCGCCGGTGGCAAAGAACATTCAGCATTTAGGGTTCGTGAGCGACGACGAACTGCGGAACTTGTACGCCAACAGCGCCGCAGTCATATTCCCTTCTGTGTACGAGGGTTTCGGGCTCCCGGTGTTGGAAGCGCTGAACTACAAGACGCCGGTGTTAACCACCAAGGGCTCCGTGATGGAAGAAATCGCGGAAGATTGCGGGATTTATTTTGACGCCAAGAATCCAGAATCGATTGCGCAAACAATTGAAACCTTTTTAAACAGGCAGCAAGATTTCTTGAGCGACAAAGAAGACAAGCGCAAAGCCATTCTCGAAAAATACCAGTGGAAAAATTCGGCGAAGCAGTTAGTGGAAATTTTTGAACGACTGGGCCGTTCTCGCGGAGGTGCCGCATGA
- a CDS encoding glycosyltransferase has translation MAKIGIVLATYNGEKYLSQMLDSLVAQTRQADFIVAVDDGSKDNTPAILKSYENRLPLQVTILEKNSGHRAAFSKALELAQPQVTDSDLIALADQDDIWLPQKQELLEKEILDKALVFGDAQVVDADGKIMATSWRSYSKIEKKISMEQQIAGINNVTGCLSLFRAALLKTILPIPEGVTVHDRWIAMIADRQGGIAAIDTPVVQYRIHGNNAVGGVAAPSMSKTLETQIQWIQTILDNAGKLLLTKKEIRFAKKLLGLTKARLTRAISPLRLLWIAKHRKELFLKDSAAVTLKRILFTAVGLPLARKIWKKD, from the coding sequence ATGGCAAAAATCGGCATAGTCCTTGCGACCTACAATGGCGAAAAGTATCTCTCTCAGATGCTTGATTCGCTTGTGGCGCAAACTAGGCAAGCCGACTTTATTGTCGCCGTCGATGACGGTTCAAAAGACAATACGCCCGCGATTTTAAAGAGCTATGAGAATCGCTTGCCGCTGCAAGTGACAATTCTCGAAAAGAATTCCGGGCACCGCGCCGCGTTTTCGAAGGCTTTGGAACTGGCGCAGCCGCAAGTAACTGATAGCGATTTGATAGCGCTTGCCGACCAAGACGACATTTGGCTCCCGCAAAAGCAGGAATTACTCGAAAAAGAAATCCTGGACAAAGCTCTCGTTTTCGGAGATGCCCAAGTGGTTGACGCCGACGGAAAAATCATGGCCACATCTTGGCGCAGCTATTCGAAGATTGAAAAGAAAATTTCGATGGAACAGCAAATTGCGGGAATCAACAATGTGACGGGTTGCCTTTCACTTTTCCGCGCCGCATTGCTGAAGACGATTCTCCCGATTCCCGAGGGTGTGACCGTTCATGACCGCTGGATTGCGATGATTGCCGACAGACAAGGCGGAATTGCCGCCATCGACACACCTGTTGTGCAATACCGTATTCATGGCAACAACGCCGTAGGCGGTGTGGCAGCGCCTTCGATGAGCAAGACGCTTGAAACCCAGATTCAATGGATTCAGACTATCCTTGATAACGCAGGCAAACTCTTGCTCACAAAAAAAGAGATTCGCTTTGCCAAAAAGCTTTTAGGCCTTACCAAGGCGCGACTCACGCGCGCCATTTCGCCGCTCCGTTTGCTGTGGATTGCCAAGCACCGTAAAGAACTTTTCTTGAAAGATTCCGCCGCTGTTACCCTGAAGCGCATTCTATTTACCGCTGTTGGCCTGCCGCTTGCACGCAAGATTTGGAAAAAAGACTAA
- a CDS encoding prepilin-type N-terminal cleavage/methylation domain-containing protein, translating into MSRFNGKKGFTLIELIVTMAVSGIFTILAFNLYSTANCTFLKDKNKHDVFFDYNVKKSKTIQMLRNHPGSCEKQEFAEELHFSFKGDSAEILNENLPFKPLQCKPIDKKRFFIYFQGHLDSATHSLAGFSTIID; encoded by the coding sequence ATGTCCCGATTCAATGGCAAAAAAGGCTTCACTCTAATAGAGCTCATAGTCACCATGGCTGTTTCGGGCATATTTACCATTTTAGCTTTTAATCTATACAGCACCGCAAACTGCACTTTTTTAAAAGACAAAAACAAGCATGATGTTTTTTTCGACTACAATGTCAAAAAAAGCAAAACAATACAAATGTTGCGAAACCACCCCGGCTCATGCGAAAAACAAGAATTTGCGGAAGAATTGCATTTTTCATTTAAAGGAGATTCTGCAGAAATTCTAAATGAGAATCTTCCTTTCAAACCATTACAATGCAAGCCTATCGACAAGAAACGATTTTTTATTTATTTCCAAGGTCATCTTGACTCCGCTACGCATTCCTTAGCAGGCTTTAGCACAATTATTGATTAA
- a CDS encoding GspE/PulE family protein, with translation MSFELKNPPPQSALRFLSQELMMRYSSIPIDFNEEKRVLTVAVPDAGDIDLINDLQVASGVHILPVEATEDQIIQWINAFAEKSIPTFGLNSASSKANSPIIRLVNEIISEAMHTGVSDIHFEPGEKAFLVRFRKDGVLKIARKLPLRSISEVISRIKIMASMDIAEKRRPQDGRIHFDDESKAVDIRVSALPTDYGQKMVLRLLDKGQIIHKLDSLGMTQAQIDLCEKEIHKPYGMFLITGPTGSGKTTTLYTLLQMIRSTELNISTIEEPIEYKLEGITQTAVNTKIDLTFAAALRTLLRQDPDVIMVGEIRDRETAELAIRAALTGHLVFSTLHTNDAPSAIVRLIDMGIEPFLVASAVNFIMAQRLVRRICPKCGGKDPNCLTCGNCGYKGRIGIFEMMPLTETLRDMIHKGASNSELKKAAIQGGMKTLAADGADKVAAGYTTQSEIAAEAIV, from the coding sequence ATGTCTTTTGAGCTCAAGAATCCGCCTCCGCAAAGCGCCCTGCGTTTTCTATCGCAGGAACTTATGATGCGGTATTCTTCTATACCCATAGATTTCAACGAAGAAAAAAGGGTATTGACAGTAGCGGTACCCGATGCTGGAGACATCGACCTCATAAACGATTTACAGGTTGCCTCGGGCGTTCATATTTTACCGGTAGAGGCCACAGAAGACCAGATTATCCAATGGATAAACGCTTTTGCAGAAAAGTCTATTCCAACTTTCGGGCTAAATTCTGCAAGTAGCAAGGCCAATTCTCCAATTATTCGTCTTGTTAACGAAATCATTTCAGAAGCCATGCACACGGGCGTTTCGGACATTCATTTTGAACCAGGAGAAAAAGCCTTTCTTGTAAGGTTTCGTAAAGACGGCGTACTTAAAATCGCAAGAAAATTGCCGCTACGTTCCATTTCGGAAGTCATTTCACGCATCAAGATTATGGCGAGCATGGATATCGCCGAAAAGAGACGCCCACAAGACGGCCGAATTCATTTTGACGACGAATCCAAGGCTGTAGACATTCGCGTATCAGCACTCCCAACCGATTACGGCCAAAAAATGGTCTTACGTCTTTTGGATAAAGGCCAGATTATCCACAAACTCGATTCCTTGGGTATGACCCAAGCCCAGATTGACCTGTGTGAAAAAGAAATTCACAAGCCCTACGGCATGTTCTTGATTACGGGTCCAACTGGCAGCGGTAAAACGACAACCCTGTACACCTTATTACAAATGATCCGCAGTACAGAGTTAAATATATCTACCATCGAAGAGCCTATCGAATACAAACTAGAAGGCATTACCCAGACCGCCGTCAACACCAAAATAGACCTTACCTTTGCGGCGGCGTTGCGAACACTCCTTAGGCAAGACCCCGATGTAATCATGGTGGGTGAAATCCGCGACAGGGAAACCGCAGAACTTGCCATTAGAGCGGCCCTTACGGGACATCTTGTTTTTAGTACGCTCCATACAAACGACGCCCCCTCTGCAATCGTCCGTTTGATTGACATGGGTATAGAGCCATTCCTGGTGGCGTCGGCAGTCAACTTTATCATGGCACAAAGGCTTGTTCGCCGAATCTGCCCCAAATGCGGCGGAAAAGACCCAAACTGCCTTACCTGTGGGAACTGCGGCTACAAAGGACGTATCGGCATTTTCGAAATGATGCCGCTTACCGAAACCCTTCGTGACATGATACACAAAGGCGCATCCAACTCTGAATTAAAGAAAGCCGCCATACAAGGCGGTATGAAGACTTTGGCCGCCGACGGAGCAGATAAAGTCGCAGCAGGCTATACAACGCAATCCGAAATCGCAGCAGAAGCCATCGTTTGA
- a CDS encoding FISUMP domain-containing protein gives MKANLFIYSLFAAGILIACGDESSSSPNDASIEQNSSSSIVNNSESSDSNQNEQDDFSSSSIASSNATILSSSSAIQSSSDQKDLSSSSTVKGFPANYNAETGLLTDERDGEVYTTAKIGDQIWMGQNLRYYTEEPAEGCEYTYNDLTEDVPNLSTYGRTYSWIGATRIPCDYISKKATFGSEEFPLPHQGLCPKGWHIPSLEEWKIMIEAIDSQLYKLLSTGWSGEAFDYAGTDDYGFNVLKPLNGISVLFIMLDNGGRAQTMVFDNMAGATVQLETAYIVKTVYELYLRCLMD, from the coding sequence ATGAAAGCCAATCTTTTCATTTACAGTTTGTTTGCAGCAGGCATCCTTATTGCTTGTGGAGATGAATCATCCTCAAGTCCCAATGATGCAAGCATAGAGCAAAATTCAAGTTCATCTATAGTAAACAATTCAGAGTCTTCTGATTCTAACCAAAACGAACAAGACGACTTTTCAAGCAGTTCAATTGCATCTAGCAACGCAACAATACTGTCCAGCAGTTCCGCTATACAAAGCAGTTCCGATCAAAAAGACTTATCGAGTAGTTCAACTGTAAAGGGATTTCCAGCAAACTACAATGCCGAAACAGGTCTTTTGACTGACGAACGCGATGGCGAAGTTTATACAACTGCAAAAATAGGCGACCAAATTTGGATGGGACAGAACTTACGTTACTATACCGAAGAGCCCGCCGAAGGCTGCGAATACACCTACAATGATTTAACAGAAGATGTTCCAAATTTATCAACTTATGGAAGAACTTATTCATGGATAGGAGCAACTCGTATTCCCTGTGATTACATATCCAAAAAAGCCACTTTTGGCAGTGAAGAATTCCCCTTACCACATCAAGGTCTTTGTCCCAAAGGTTGGCATATTCCTAGCTTAGAAGAATGGAAAATAATGATTGAAGCTATCGACAGTCAATTATACAAACTACTCTCTACAGGTTGGTCTGGAGAAGCATTTGATTATGCAGGAACAGACGATTACGGATTCAATGTACTTAAGCCACTTAATGGCATTTCTGTCTTGTTTATTATGCTAGACAATGGAGGAAGAGCCCAAACAATGGTTTTTGACAACATGGCAGGAGCAACGGTTCAATTGGAAACAGCTTATATCGTTAAAACTGTTTACGAGCTTTATCTCCGTTGTTTGATGGACTAA